From the Candidatus Methanosuratincola sp. genome, the window GCCTCCTGGCAATTCCTTGTATTTCACAGCCCAAAACTTCACCCGTTAGTTCATACACTCATAAATCCCCGTATGACTAATTTGGATCCATGCGAAACTGACAGGCACCCGCTAAAGTCTGCTTGAGCCATTGTGCCTTTTATTGTAGTAAGGGCCAACTGTCGACAGTTGGTCGCCTTAGGATATGACGTTTAATATCTTGGTATTGGCTTCTCATTTCAGGGGTTTTCGTATGAACTCGGGCAGATCTGAAGTGCAGGCAATAACTTTCCAGTTGGGTAAGGAAACTTACGGCATTGACGTTCACCAGATCAAGGAAATAATTAAGGTCAGGGATTACGTAAGGGTGCCTAACTCGCCTGAGTACGTCGAAGGGGTAATAAATCTCAGGGGACTGATCACCCCTATCGTAAATCTCAGGACGATCTTCGGCATGGAGGACAAGGATTTCGACGAGAACTCGAGAATAATAATGGTTGAGTTAGACTCCGACGTCATTGGCTTGATTGTTGACAGTGTTGTTGGTGTGATAACTGTGCCTTCCAATGAGATAATAAAGTCACCGTCCCTGACCAACAACGAGTCTAACACCTTCATATCTGGGATCATCAGAACCGAGAGCCAGCTGATCATACTGATAAACGTTATAACACTCCTAAAAGAGAAGTATTCTGGCACAAAGAAGCCGGACAGGATGGCAGAGCTGATTAAGCAATGACGGTGTCCTGAGTATGAGGGTCCTAATAGCGGACGACTCGGCATTCATGAGAAGTTACATCTCCAATATCGTCAGGTCTACAATTGACTGCGAGGTATTCGAGGCCTCGGACGGAGAGGATGCCGTCTATAAGTACAAGATCTGCCTTCCTGATATTGTATTAATAGACCTGAATATGCCGAAGAAGGGCGGTATGGAGGCAATTGCCGAGATCCGGAAGATGGGAGACCCAAAGGTGATAGTCGTCACCGCAATTGACCAGGATTGGGCAAGGAAAGACGCCTTGAAAAAGGGCGTATCGGGATTCATTACCAAACCTTTCAAGCCGGATGAGATCAGAAGGGTGCTGCTGATGACTTTGGCTGCACAGAATATGAGGTAG encodes:
- a CDS encoding chemotaxis protein CheW, with product MNSGRSEVQAITFQLGKETYGIDVHQIKEIIKVRDYVRVPNSPEYVEGVINLRGLITPIVNLRTIFGMEDKDFDENSRIIMVELDSDVIGLIVDSVVGVITVPSNEIIKSPSLTNNESNTFISGIIRTESQLIILINVITLLKEKYSGTKKPDRMAELIKQ
- a CDS encoding response regulator; its protein translation is MRVLIADDSAFMRSYISNIVRSTIDCEVFEASDGEDAVYKYKICLPDIVLIDLNMPKKGGMEAIAEIRKMGDPKVIVVTAIDQDWARKDALKKGVSGFITKPFKPDEIRRVLLMTLAAQNMR